A section of the Roseovarius sp. W115 genome encodes:
- a CDS encoding cysteine hydrolase — protein sequence MCNGHDHDHKDDRPHISRRAAITGAAAVGAAAATTVASSAAAQENPYADPAEPALPPSNMKLDLSRAALVVTDPQIDFLHPDGVTWGVIGASVEEHNTVENIETLFKAAKGADLTVAVSPHYYYPTDKGWRFEGALEKLMHKIGMFDRTGPTNLDGFEGSGADFMPQYKPYIEDGKTIVTSPHKVYGNDTNDLSLQLRKNGVDQVILAGMSANLCTESHMRELLEDGFEVAVVRDATAAAMLPEGDGYLAALINFRYMANAVWSTEETVANIKAAG from the coding sequence ATGTGCAATGGACATGATCATGATCACAAAGATGACCGCCCGCATATCTCGCGTCGCGCGGCAATAACCGGAGCCGCTGCGGTTGGTGCGGCGGCCGCCACAACCGTCGCATCATCCGCGGCGGCACAGGAAAACCCATATGCGGATCCGGCCGAACCTGCTCTGCCCCCATCGAATATGAAACTTGATCTGAGCCGTGCCGCTCTTGTCGTGACCGATCCCCAGATAGACTTTTTGCACCCCGATGGCGTGACCTGGGGTGTGATTGGAGCCAGCGTTGAAGAGCACAACACCGTTGAGAACATCGAGACTCTCTTCAAGGCCGCCAAGGGCGCCGATCTGACCGTCGCGGTGTCACCGCACTACTATTACCCGACCGACAAAGGCTGGCGCTTCGAAGGTGCGCTTGAAAAGCTGATGCACAAAATCGGCATGTTCGACCGCACTGGGCCGACCAACCTGGATGGCTTCGAAGGCTCAGGTGCCGATTTCATGCCCCAGTACAAACCCTATATCGAGGACGGCAAAACCATCGTCACCTCACCACACAAGGTCTATGGCAACGATACTAATGATCTGAGCCTGCAACTGCGCAAGAACGGCGTGGATCAGGTCATTCTTGCGGGTATGTCGGCCAACCTGTGCACCGAAAGTCACATGCGAGAGCTTTTGGAAGATGGTTTTGAAGTTGCTGTGGTGCGCGATGCAACGGCTGCTGCCATGCTGCCCGAAGGCGATGGCTACCTCGCGGCCCTGATCAATTTCCGCTACATGGCCAACGCAGTTTGGAGCACGGAAGAAACCGTCGCGAACATCAAAGCTGCCGGATAA
- a CDS encoding helix-turn-helix transcriptional regulator, protein MDFDQVLDRLEIAPDPFAVCELKCNCDVGLGQDTGATLHYILSGQGEIVLRDRPALSVSEGSLVLIPAMWHHRMRSSGLSHNPAPACQPAELELRRLLKDAPGGDSGSHIVALCAHLRVGLRGAPDIVDLIRAPLYGHIAEAEGLAPVLQALLKELSAPQPGSRAMIRALLTQCLIDLIRRRSSRDALGAGWMNVLRDPALWPSLRAMLDDPGAAHTVDSLAALSGMSRSSFAERFAAAYRIGPIELLRDLRIKKAGILLREGDLPVKRIAYFVGFSSRTAFTRMFERNTGVSPTDFRKGLGGSAPDGFD, encoded by the coding sequence ATGGATTTTGATCAGGTTCTGGACCGGTTGGAGATTGCGCCCGACCCGTTTGCGGTGTGCGAGCTGAAGTGCAATTGTGATGTGGGTTTGGGGCAGGATACGGGTGCAACCTTGCATTACATCTTGTCTGGGCAGGGCGAAATCGTCTTGCGTGATAGGCCCGCGCTCTCGGTGTCGGAAGGCTCCTTGGTATTGATTCCCGCAATGTGGCATCATCGGATGCGCAGCTCTGGTCTTTCGCACAACCCCGCGCCAGCGTGTCAGCCAGCTGAGCTAGAGCTGCGGCGTTTGCTCAAGGATGCGCCAGGCGGTGACAGCGGCTCTCACATCGTTGCGCTGTGCGCGCATTTGCGTGTGGGTCTGCGCGGTGCGCCTGATATCGTCGATCTGATCCGCGCGCCGCTTTATGGACATATCGCTGAGGCGGAGGGCTTGGCGCCGGTTCTGCAAGCTTTGCTCAAGGAGTTGAGCGCACCGCAGCCCGGTAGCCGCGCGATGATCCGTGCGCTTTTGACCCAATGCTTGATTGATCTGATCCGGCGGCGGTCGTCACGGGACGCATTGGGTGCTGGATGGATGAACGTGTTGCGCGACCCTGCGCTGTGGCCCAGCCTGCGTGCCATGCTGGATGACCCCGGTGCGGCGCACACCGTCGACAGCCTTGCCGCCCTGTCGGGGATGAGCCGGTCCAGCTTTGCGGAACGATTTGCTGCCGCCTACAGGATTGGACCGATTGAGTTGCTGCGCGACCTGCGGATCAAAAAGGCCGGTATCTTGCTTCGAGAGGGTGATTTGCCGGTCAAGCGCATCGCGTATTTCGTGGGGTTTTCCAGCCGCACTGCGTTCACCCGTATGTTCGAGCGCAACACCGGCGTAAGCCCGACGGATTTCCGCAAAGGTCTTGGTGGGAGCGCGCCGGATGGCTTTGATTGA
- a CDS encoding FadR/GntR family transcriptional regulator: protein MKSSSDSKPQDLSAQIAQAIRDAIIEGRMIVDERLPSEAELSEQFGVSRSTVREALKRLAAQSLIRTQRGAFGGAFVNRLSYEDAYSQHITTSTLLLSMNAVSFETACEARYAMERACAPRAVDRRTPDHLATMRAEIHRQSQPGLSDESFCASDVALHRALVDAAGNPVLSYQLAGAVEAMQPLMNMITFTARSREEIVGLHTALTDALEANAPDAADQTLRQLEVYTLELGRDVMAARARKSG, encoded by the coding sequence ATGAAATCTTCCTCTGACAGCAAGCCACAGGACCTCTCGGCGCAAATCGCCCAGGCCATCCGCGACGCCATCATCGAAGGCCGCATGATCGTGGATGAACGCCTGCCTTCGGAAGCGGAATTGTCAGAGCAGTTTGGCGTTTCTCGCTCGACGGTGCGCGAAGCCCTCAAGCGGCTTGCAGCACAATCGTTGATCCGCACGCAACGCGGCGCGTTTGGCGGGGCCTTTGTCAATCGCCTGAGCTACGAGGATGCCTATAGCCAGCACATCACCACCTCGACGCTTTTACTGTCGATGAACGCAGTCAGCTTTGAGACCGCCTGCGAGGCGCGCTATGCCATGGAACGCGCCTGCGCACCCCGCGCTGTAGACCGCCGAACGCCCGATCATCTGGCCACCATGCGCGCCGAAATTCACCGCCAGTCCCAACCAGGCCTGAGCGACGAAAGCTTTTGTGCCTCAGATGTCGCCCTGCACCGCGCATTGGTCGATGCTGCAGGCAACCCGGTGCTCAGCTACCAGTTGGCCGGCGCGGTTGAGGCGATGCAGCCTTTGATGAACATGATCACTTTCACGGCCCGTTCCCGCGAAGAGATTGTTGGGCTTCACACGGCACTGACTGACGCGCTGGAAGCCAACGCGCCCGATGCCGCCGATCAAACCTTGCGGCAGCTTGAGGTCTACACACTTGAGCTTGGCCGCGATGTCATGGCAGCACGCGCCCGCAAGTCAGGCTAG
- a CDS encoding DUF2182 domain-containing protein — MSVLSLRSIAWLAFFATILMAWMVMYMMAIGMDLDLIGRPGPMAEKMRAMQPGMPMSMGEGMMAMDRFGPLFAMWAIMMAAMMLPTMVPTLRAYEDLIKSADGTTSGWLGVLIGYFAVWVGFAALITLVQLGLLFGGVIDMLGIAKSTLISGGLLIVVGAFQFTRAKEVCHGVCHSPMTYFLGHWRTGFDGGLRMGLGMGAFCVGCCWGFMALGFVGGVMSLLWMGLATLFMVLEKLPQIGHRVIRPMGVILIAGGLAVLAAPLVMGG; from the coding sequence ATGTCCGTTCTGTCGCTGCGTTCCATCGCCTGGCTCGCGTTTTTTGCCACCATTCTGATGGCCTGGATGGTCATGTATATGATGGCCATTGGCATGGACCTTGACCTGATTGGGCGTCCTGGACCCATGGCGGAAAAGATGCGCGCAATGCAGCCTGGCATGCCAATGTCGATGGGCGAAGGCATGATGGCGATGGACCGGTTTGGGCCGCTCTTTGCCATGTGGGCCATCATGATGGCGGCGATGATGCTGCCCACCATGGTGCCGACGCTAAGGGCCTATGAGGATCTGATCAAAAGCGCAGATGGCACGACCTCGGGCTGGCTTGGCGTGCTGATTGGCTATTTCGCTGTCTGGGTGGGCTTTGCTGCCCTCATCACACTGGTGCAGCTAGGGCTGTTGTTTGGCGGTGTGATTGACATGCTGGGCATTGCCAAATCAACGCTCATATCCGGTGGTCTGCTGATTGTCGTGGGGGCGTTTCAGTTCACCCGCGCGAAAGAAGTCTGCCACGGGGTGTGTCACAGCCCGATGACCTATTTCCTTGGCCACTGGCGCACCGGCTTTGACGGCGGGCTGCGTATGGGGCTGGGCATGGGTGCCTTTTGCGTCGGCTGTTGCTGGGGCTTCATGGCGCTGGGATTTGTCGGCGGAGTGATGAGCCTGCTCTGGATGGGGTTGGCCACGCTCTTTATGGTATTGGAAAAGTTACCACAGATCGGCCATAGGGTGATCCGACCCATGGGCGTGATCTTGATCGCAGGCGGGTTGGCCGTATTGGCCGCGCCGCTGGTTATGGGAGGATAG
- a CDS encoding DUF1326 domain-containing protein: MALKRRQDADKLPVSQRIDNRMENPKRRKMTPTEWAIKGELFLNCSCEVFCPCVVSLGAHPPTEGHCHAWMAIAIDEGHFEGEDLSGLNVGLMVDIPGRMAEGGWKVAAYVDERASGKAYNGILQIFSGAAGGTTGLFTMLVSDIVGAEREKVEIVREGTKRGLYIGRKIQGEIEMVEGASKDHPVMISNSKYWMGPDIIAARGIKSKVRDYGRIWDFGGKSAEICPIDWKGPKP; this comes from the coding sequence ATGGCCCTGAAACGTCGTCAGGATGCAGATAAGCTACCGGTGTCGCAGCGCATCGACAACCGCATGGAGAACCCCAAGCGGCGCAAGATGACGCCCACCGAATGGGCCATCAAAGGCGAGCTTTTTCTCAATTGCTCTTGCGAGGTCTTTTGCCCTTGCGTGGTCAGTCTCGGGGCGCACCCACCGACCGAAGGGCACTGTCACGCCTGGATGGCCATTGCGATTGATGAAGGGCATTTTGAGGGCGAAGACCTGTCTGGTCTAAATGTTGGTCTGATGGTGGATATTCCCGGACGCATGGCAGAGGGCGGCTGGAAAGTGGCGGCCTATGTTGATGAGCGTGCCTCTGGCAAAGCCTATAACGGCATCCTGCAAATTTTCTCAGGTGCCGCTGGTGGAACCACGGGTCTTTTCACCATGCTGGTGAGTGACATCGTGGGGGCCGAGCGGGAGAAGGTCGAAATTGTACGCGAGGGCACCAAGCGCGGACTTTACATTGGCCGCAAAATCCAGGGCGAGATCGAGATGGTCGAAGGCGCCAGCAAGGATCACCCTGTGATGATCAGCAATTCCAAATACTGGATGGGCCCGGACATCATCGCCGCGCGTGGGATCAAATCCAAAGTGCGCGATTACGGTCGGATTTGGGATTTTGGCGGCAAGTCCGCCGAGATTTGCCCGATCGACTGGAAAGGCCCCAAGCCCTAG
- a CDS encoding DinB family protein: MITPDYCQMMARYGAWQNRQIFDALDGQPMTVLTKDRGAFFGSILGTLNHLLWGDQIWMSRFDPSVEAPEGGIPESPMLHPTLGAWNAARFHLDGKIRHWANSLRSVDLAGDLKWYSGAAQRDVTKPVALCVTHMFNHQTHHRGQVHALLSAAGLAAPVSDLFLMPEDA; this comes from the coding sequence ATGATCACGCCAGACTATTGTCAGATGATGGCGCGCTACGGGGCATGGCAAAACCGCCAGATCTTTGACGCGCTGGATGGTCAGCCGATGACGGTTCTGACCAAGGATCGCGGTGCGTTCTTTGGATCTATCCTTGGCACGCTCAATCACTTGCTTTGGGGTGATCAGATATGGATGAGCCGGTTTGATCCCTCAGTAGAGGCACCCGAGGGCGGCATTCCGGAGAGCCCGATGTTGCATCCAACGCTGGGCGCGTGGAACGCTGCGCGCTTTCACTTGGATGGCAAGATCCGGCATTGGGCCAACTCGCTGCGCAGCGTCGACCTCGCAGGGGACCTCAAGTGGTACTCGGGCGCTGCACAGCGCGATGTGACCAAGCCCGTTGCGCTTTGCGTCACCCATATGTTCAACCATCAAACCCATCACCGCGGGCAAGTTCATGCCTTGTTGAGCGCAGCAGGGTTGGCTGCGCCGGTCTCGGACCTCTTCTTGATGCCTGAGGACGCTTAG